From Nicotiana tabacum cultivar K326 chromosome 22, ASM71507v2, whole genome shotgun sequence, one genomic window encodes:
- the LOC107803358 gene encoding laccase-4-like has product MAEWLRIMVVLALLWPVLVECRGNIRHYKFNVVMKNITRLCSTKATVANGKFPGPTIYAREDDTLLIKVVNQVHYNLTIHWHGVKQIRTGWADGPAYITQCPIQPGKSYVYNFTVTDQRGTLFWHAHILWLRATVHGAIVILPKLVFPYPFPKPQKEILIILGEWWKSDVEAVIDEATKLGLPPNISDAHTINGLPGPLSTCLSQGGFTFLVEPGKKYLLRIVNAALNEELFFKIAGHKLTVVEVDASYVKPFKTETILTTPGQTTNVILSADLESGKYLMVTSAYMDSPILVNNRTATATLQYIGTNTSSTTTTLTVPPPTNATPIAIKFMDSLRSLNSRKHPAKVPLKIDHSLFFTISLGLNPCESCYREFRIVAAINNVTFVMPSVSLLNAHFFNKSGVFTDDFPGNPAYTFDYTGIPPENLRTMEGTRLYRLAYNSNVQLIMQDTGLLSPENHPMHLHGFNFFVVGRGRGNFDPKEDPNKFNLVDPVERNTINAPSGGWVAIRFTANNPGIWFLHCHLEVHTTWGLKMAFVVDNGNGPEESLLPPPIDLPTC; this is encoded by the exons ATGGCGGAATGGCTGAGAATTATGGTGGTGTTGGCTCTCTTGTGGCCAGTGTTGGTAGAATGCAGAGGCAATATCCGTCATTATAAATTCAAT GTGGTGatgaaaaatataacaagattATGCTCAACTAAGGCTACTGTGGCTAATGGAAAATTTCCTGGTCCAACTATCTATGCCAGGGAAGATGATACCCTACTTATCAAGGTCGTTAACCAAGTTCATTATAACCTCACCATCCACTG GCATGGTGTCAAACAAATAAGGACAGGGTGGGCTGATGGGCCGGCTTACATAACACAATGTCCAATACAGCCAGGGAAAAGCTATGTCTACAATTTTACAGTCACAGATCAGAGAGGAACACTATTTTGGCATGCACACATTCTCTGGCTCAGGGCAACTGTCCATGGTGCTATTGTCATTCTCCCTAAGCTTGTTTTTCCCTACCCATTCCCTAAGCCCCAAAAGGAAATTCTGATCATTTTAG GTGAATGGTGGAAGTCAGATGTTGAAGCTGTAATTGATGAAGCAACAAAATTAGGTTTGCCCCCTAATATTTCTGATGCTCACACCATCAATGGCCTTCCTGGTCCTCTCTCAACCTGCTTATCACAAG GGGGATTCACTTTCCTAGTGGAGCCAGGCAAGAAGTATTTACTGAGAATAGTCAATGCTGCACTGAATGAAGAACTTTTCTTTAAGATTGCTGGCCACAAGCTAACTGTGGTTGAAGTAGATGCTTCCTATGTTAAACCCTTTAAAACTGAGACCATTTTAACAACTCCAGGACAGACTACAAATGTCATTTTATCAGCTGATCTTGAAAGTGGCAAATACTTAATGGTAACATCAGCATACATGGATTCTCCTATCTTAGTGAATAACAGAACTGCTACTGCTACTTTACAATATATAGGCACCAATACTTCTTCCACCACAACAACTTTAACCGTGCCGCCGCCTACAAATGCAACCCCTATTGCAATTAAATTTATGGACTCTCTCAGAAGCTTGAATTCAAGAAAACATCCAGCAAAAGTCCCACTGAAAATTGATCATTCTCTTTTTTTCACCATTAGTCTTGGACTCAACCCTTGTGAATCATGTTACAGAGAATTCCGAATTGTGGCAGCTATCAATAATGTTACATTTGTTATGCCAAGTGTGTCACTACTTAATGCACATTTCTTCAATAAAAGTGGAGTGTTTACTGATGATTTCCCTGGAAATCCAGCATATACATTTGACTACACAGGGATTCCACCAGAAAACCTGAGGACAATGGAAGGGACTAGGCTATATAGACTTGCTTATAATTCTAATGTCCAATTAATAATGCAAGATACAGGATTGTTGAGTCCTGAGAACCATCCAATGCATTTACATggcttcaatttctttgtggttGGAAGAGGCAGAGGAAATTTTGATCCAAAGGAAGACCCTAATAAGTTCAATCTTGTTGACCCTGTTGAGAGGAACACCATAAATGCCCCTTCTGGTGGTTGGGTTGCTATCAGGTTCACGGCAAATAATCCTG GGATTTGGTTTCTCCATTGCCATTTGGAGGTGCACACAACATGGGGACTGAAGATGGCTTTTGTGGTTGATAATGGAAATGGCCCTGAAGAATCTCTTTTACCTCCTCCCATAGATCTTCCAACATGTTAA